One window from the genome of Bdellovibrio sp. NC01 encodes:
- a CDS encoding carboxymuconolactone decarboxylase family protein, producing the protein MQRINYFALAMPAFQHLGAVDQYCKKSSVDPSILRLVQIYASQINGCAFCVDIHCKEAKIAGERELRIYHVPIWEESPLFTEKEKAAFEWTRAVTLINQGPVSDELFRKMQQHFSDQEIVDLNMQIAFINLFNRFAATFRSVPGDRDKVLGLEKANLS; encoded by the coding sequence ATGCAACGAATCAACTATTTCGCTCTCGCAATGCCCGCCTTCCAACACCTCGGAGCAGTTGACCAATACTGCAAGAAAAGTTCTGTTGACCCTTCGATACTGCGCCTAGTTCAGATTTACGCCTCGCAAATAAATGGATGTGCTTTTTGCGTCGACATTCATTGTAAAGAAGCTAAAATTGCTGGAGAGCGTGAGTTAAGAATCTATCACGTACCTATTTGGGAAGAGTCACCACTTTTCACTGAAAAAGAAAAGGCCGCTTTTGAGTGGACAAGAGCGGTGACCCTGATCAATCAGGGACCGGTTTCTGATGAGTTGTTTCGAAAGATGCAACAGCACTTTAGTGATCAAGAGATTGTGGATCTGAATATGCAAATTGCATTCATTAATCTTTTTAATCGTTTTGCGGCAACTTTTAGATCAGTCCCAGGAGACAGAGATAAAGTTTTGGGATTGGAGAAAGCGAATCTTTCGTGA
- a CDS encoding Rrf2 family transcriptional regulator, whose product MILGNQVEWALHCMMILASAPQGKLLNAKALAEFHGVPKEYLSKCLQMLSQAGLVKTTTGPYGGYSIAKSADKITFLDIVEAIEGKVKTFKCNEIRRNNPCLAKSDRKFRHLCDIASVMYEADEAWRKSLREKKLSDITNHLTEGLTKETVNNFTEWLEEN is encoded by the coding sequence GTGATTTTGGGTAATCAAGTTGAATGGGCTTTGCACTGTATGATGATTTTGGCGAGCGCGCCTCAAGGAAAGCTTCTAAATGCTAAGGCGCTAGCTGAGTTTCATGGAGTTCCTAAAGAGTACCTTTCAAAATGTCTTCAAATGCTATCACAGGCTGGTCTCGTTAAAACGACGACCGGCCCGTATGGTGGATATAGCATTGCAAAATCAGCCGATAAGATTACTTTTCTGGATATCGTCGAAGCTATCGAAGGAAAAGTAAAAACTTTTAAGTGTAATGAAATTCGCCGAAATAATCCCTGCCTTGCAAAGTCAGATCGTAAGTTCAGACATTTATGCGACATAGCAAGTGTGATGTACGAAGCCGATGAGGCTTGGAGAAAATCTCTTCGCGAGAAGAAGCTTTCTGATATCACCAATCATCTTACGGAAGGTTTAACCAAAGAGACGGTTAATAATTTTACCGAATGGCTTGAAGAAAATTAG
- a CDS encoding RNA-binding protein, with product MGKKIYVGNLSYAMDDQSLTNLFAQYGQVESARIVMDRDSGRSKGFAFVEMSTDAEASTAIDKLNGTDQNGRAINVSEAKPMAPREGGGRGQSRGGFSNRSRY from the coding sequence ATGGGAAAAAAAATCTACGTTGGTAATCTTTCATACGCTATGGACGACCAATCTCTTACAAATCTATTCGCACAATACGGACAAGTTGAATCAGCTCGCATCGTAATGGATCGCGATTCTGGTCGCAGCAAAGGTTTCGCGTTTGTTGAAATGTCGACTGATGCTGAAGCTTCAACTGCAATCGATAAATTGAATGGCACTGATCAAAATGGTCGCGCTATCAATGTAAGCGAAGCAAAACCAATGGCACCTCGTGAAGGTGGCGGCCGCGGTCAATCTCGCGGTGGTTTCAGCAATCGTTCTCGTTACTAA
- the infA gene encoding translation initiation factor IF-1, which translates to MPKDDLVNVEGKISNLSGGGVYSITLENGLEISARLCGKMKRFKIKVVVGDRVTVGVSPYDPTHGLILHRHKF; encoded by the coding sequence GTGCCTAAAGACGATCTTGTAAACGTCGAAGGTAAAATTTCAAATCTTTCTGGTGGTGGTGTTTATAGCATCACTCTGGAAAATGGACTCGAGATTTCGGCGCGACTTTGTGGAAAAATGAAGAGATTCAAAATCAAAGTCGTCGTTGGTGATCGTGTAACTGTTGGAGTTTCACCTTACGATCCAACACATGGATTGATATTACATCGACATAAATTTTAG
- a CDS encoding PilZ domain-containing protein yields the protein MAAQYYLTTGNQKIGPLSEKAIHDGIRAGKISLFDMIFNHQSNEWVMLMQHPDFSDLDAGDDDDANSKNQGHLAVGLISDRMDDEHTLVPANILAENFPSLEPVYWYEKDNNNKRLKYLDVLSLIHAHKLSEQSMLAKQPSGPWQRLIDWDEFSPASLEKYKQASTVNLPDVNIRRKFPRYTVGSVFVAIAHNKGFQVFCPDISKSGLAFLVREQKCSLNDQVILKFANKVTENKFDAKGIVVSVRKVRLPGSDQVYLRYGVKFTHLSESGKAFIKASQQNDAA from the coding sequence ATGGCAGCACAGTATTATCTTACAACAGGGAATCAAAAGATCGGTCCGCTTTCCGAGAAAGCAATTCACGACGGCATTCGCGCCGGAAAAATCAGTCTGTTCGATATGATCTTCAATCATCAAAGCAATGAATGGGTGATGCTTATGCAGCATCCCGATTTTTCTGATTTGGACGCCGGTGATGATGACGATGCAAACTCTAAAAATCAAGGCCACTTAGCAGTCGGTCTTATCTCTGATCGCATGGATGATGAACACACTTTGGTGCCCGCAAATATTTTGGCAGAAAACTTTCCGTCACTTGAGCCCGTGTACTGGTACGAAAAAGATAACAACAATAAACGTTTGAAGTATTTGGACGTGCTATCGTTGATTCACGCGCATAAGTTGTCTGAACAAAGTATGCTAGCGAAACAACCGTCAGGCCCATGGCAACGTTTGATCGACTGGGATGAGTTTTCACCAGCAAGCTTAGAAAAATACAAACAAGCTTCCACGGTGAACTTGCCAGACGTAAATATCAGAAGAAAATTCCCACGCTATACGGTGGGTTCGGTATTCGTAGCGATCGCTCACAACAAAGGCTTTCAAGTATTCTGCCCTGATATTTCCAAATCAGGATTAGCCTTCTTGGTGCGCGAACAAAAATGTTCTTTGAATGATCAGGTGATCTTAAAGTTTGCTAACAAAGTCACAGAAAATAAATTCGATGCAAAAGGCATTGTTGTTTCTGTTAGAAAAGTACGCTTGCCAGGTTCAGACCAAGTTTACTTACGCTACGGTGTGAAGTTCACGCACTTAAGCGAATCGGGAAAAGCTTTTATCAAAGCCTCGCAACAAAACGATGCTGCCTAA
- a CDS encoding outer membrane beta-barrel protein: MKLLSGLTFSLILFACTSFASAEELSRAGLFVEPMVTYQTGDVDVSYPAPFSDSKEDLKGFGLGLRLGFHVYESIFLGLDGRYSRPDYDSSALGGKASADSWDGGVTLGAQTPVAGLRVWGTYILGGTLNPEEIGGVDVKFNDLKGYRIGAGIYLGVVSLNAEYQDAKYDSTTVEKAGPISGTTDDINGHDKSWIFSVSFPVSI, encoded by the coding sequence GTGAAGTTACTTTCTGGCTTAACATTTTCGTTGATTCTATTTGCATGCACAAGCTTCGCATCCGCTGAAGAACTTAGCCGCGCCGGTTTGTTTGTTGAACCTATGGTCACTTACCAAACTGGCGACGTTGATGTTAGTTATCCCGCACCCTTTTCCGATTCCAAAGAAGACTTAAAAGGTTTCGGATTAGGATTGCGTTTAGGCTTTCATGTTTACGAATCTATTTTCTTAGGACTCGATGGTCGTTACTCTCGACCTGATTATGATTCGTCTGCATTAGGCGGCAAAGCTTCCGCTGATTCGTGGGATGGCGGTGTCACTCTTGGCGCACAAACACCTGTTGCGGGTTTGCGCGTGTGGGGTACTTACATTCTTGGCGGAACTTTAAATCCTGAAGAGATCGGTGGCGTCGATGTGAAATTCAACGATCTTAAGGGGTACCGCATCGGTGCAGGTATTTACCTTGGCGTCGTCAGCTTGAATGCTGAATACCAAGACGCCAAATATGATTCAACGACAGTCGAAAAAGCTGGCCCTATCTCTGGAACAACAGATGATATCAACGGCCACGATAAAAGTTGGATCTTTAGCGTATCATTCCCAGTTTCAATTTAG